Proteins from a genomic interval of Ignavibacteria bacterium:
- a CDS encoding acetyl-CoA C-acetyltransferase, whose protein sequence is MNEVVIVSAVRTPIGAFQGSLSSVPATKLGAIAIKESLSRANISPNDVSEVIMGNVLTAGEGQAPARQAALFSGLPESVETMTINKVCGSGLKAVMLGAQAIQLGDAEIAVAGGMESMSNVPYILENARNGFRMGHQQITDTMIKDGLWDVYNNFHMGNAAELCAKECAVSREAQDEFAIRSYKLAIEAQEKGYFKNEIVSVSIEQKGKGALIISEDEEPKKVKFDKIPTLKPAFQKDGTVTAANASKINDGAAAVVIMSKAKAEKLGLKPLAKILAYSSVAKKPEWFTTAPADAIQKVLAKAKLTKDDIDLFEINEAFAVVNLAVNKMLGLDLEKTNVHGGAVALGHPIGASGCRILVTLLHAMKLRNAKRGMAGICIGGGEASAMIVEAMFDLRFE, encoded by the coding sequence ATGAATGAAGTCGTTATCGTCAGCGCAGTACGAACTCCCATCGGCGCATTTCAAGGAAGTTTAAGTTCCGTTCCCGCTACAAAACTCGGTGCAATCGCAATCAAAGAATCTCTTTCACGCGCAAACATTTCTCCCAACGATGTCAGCGAAGTAATAATGGGAAATGTTCTCACTGCTGGTGAAGGACAAGCACCGGCACGACAAGCGGCGTTATTTTCCGGACTTCCCGAATCGGTGGAAACGATGACAATCAATAAAGTTTGTGGAAGCGGTTTGAAAGCAGTAATGCTCGGCGCGCAAGCAATTCAACTTGGCGATGCGGAAATTGCTGTCGCCGGCGGAATGGAAAGTATGAGCAACGTTCCGTACATTTTGGAAAACGCGCGCAACGGTTTCAGAATGGGACATCAGCAAATTACCGATACGATGATAAAAGATGGATTGTGGGATGTGTATAATAATTTTCATATGGGAAATGCGGCAGAGTTGTGCGCGAAAGAATGCGCTGTGTCGAGAGAAGCGCAAGATGAATTTGCAATTCGCAGTTATAAACTCGCAATCGAAGCGCAAGAGAAAGGTTATTTCAAAAACGAAATTGTATCTGTTTCAATTGAACAAAAAGGAAAAGGCGCGCTCATAATTTCCGAAGATGAAGAGCCAAAGAAAGTGAAGTTCGATAAAATTCCAACGCTGAAACCGGCATTTCAAAAAGATGGAACGGTAACTGCGGCAAACGCATCGAAAATAAATGATGGCGCTGCAGCAGTGGTGATTATGTCGAAAGCGAAAGCGGAAAAGTTGGGATTGAAACCGCTTGCGAAAATTCTTGCATACAGTTCTGTGGCGAAAAAACCGGAATGGTTCACAACTGCTCCGGCTGATGCAATTCAAAAAGTATTAGCAAAAGCAAAACTCACGAAAGACGATATTGACTTGTTTGAAATCAACGAAGCGTTTGCGGTCGTGAACCTTGCAGTAAACAAAATGCTCGGATTGGATTTGGAAAAAACAAATGTTCACGGCGGAGCAGTTGCGCTTGGTCATCCAATTGGCGCGAGCGGTTGCAGAATTTTGGTTACGCTCCTTCACGCAATGAAACTACGCAACGCAAAACGCGGAATGGCGGGAATTTGTATCGGCGGCGGTGAAGCGAGCGCGATGATTGTGGAAGCGATGTTCGATTTGAGATTTGAGTAA
- a CDS encoding NAD(P)/FAD-dependent oxidoreductase, translating into MCAIEAGKRGRTVLVIEHNEQIGKKILISGGGRCNFTNRNVSSENFISANPHFCKSALARFTPNDFLRLVENHNIAYHEKKLGQLFCNTSAKRIAEMLLKECNTFNVNILLNCEVEHISKSISFSVETNLGLFESETVVIASGGLSIPKIGASNFGYTIAKQFNVNIIEPKPALVPLLFSQEQMKTYNLLSGISLDAIVTCNEQSFREHILFTHRGLSGPAILQISSYWKNGDALSINLFPNEHIEDILWLNQQSKISLATLLAQYLPKRFIEIWCKQLPLSKPMYQLNEKELKMLSSFLSSWNITPVGTEGFEKAEVTRGGIDTNELSSKTMEAKKMRGLFFIGEIVDVTGWLGGYNFQWAWSSGFAAGHYV; encoded by the coding sequence ATGTGCGCTATCGAAGCTGGGAAACGCGGACGAACCGTTTTGGTGATTGAACACAACGAGCAAATTGGAAAGAAAATTTTAATTTCCGGTGGCGGAAGATGTAACTTTACCAATCGTAACGTTTCATCGGAAAATTTTATTTCTGCTAACCCGCATTTTTGTAAATCTGCGCTTGCACGATTTACGCCGAACGATTTTTTGCGATTGGTTGAAAACCATAACATTGCGTATCACGAAAAAAAACTTGGTCAATTGTTTTGTAATACAAGTGCAAAGCGCATTGCAGAAATGTTGTTAAAAGAATGTAACACCTTCAACGTCAATATTCTTTTGAACTGTGAAGTTGAACATATTTCAAAATCCATTTCATTTTCTGTAGAAACTAATCTTGGATTGTTTGAAAGCGAAACTGTCGTGATTGCAAGCGGCGGCTTATCAATTCCGAAAATCGGTGCAAGTAATTTCGGTTATACAATTGCGAAACAATTTAATGTGAATATTATTGAACCTAAACCAGCTCTTGTTCCTTTGTTGTTTTCACAAGAGCAAATGAAAACGTATAACCTTTTGAGTGGAATTTCACTTGATGCAATTGTAACGTGCAACGAACAATCGTTTCGAGAACATATTTTGTTCACGCATCGTGGATTAAGTGGACCTGCGATTTTACAAATCTCTTCATATTGGAAAAATGGCGATGCGCTTTCTATCAATCTATTTCCGAATGAACATATAGAAGATATTCTTTGGCTAAATCAACAAAGCAAAATTTCGTTAGCAACATTACTTGCGCAATATCTTCCGAAACGATTCATAGAAATTTGGTGCAAACAATTGCCTCTTTCCAAACCGATGTATCAATTGAATGAAAAAGAGTTGAAAATGCTTTCATCATTTCTTTCTTCGTGGAATATAACTCCCGTCGGAACAGAAGGATTTGAAAAAGCGGAAGTTACGCGCGGAGGAATTGACACGAACGAACTTTCGTCCAAAACAATGGAAGCAAAAAAAATGCGAGGATTATTTTTTATCGGTGAAATTGTTGATGTTACCGGTTGGCTTGGCGGTTACAATTTTCAATGGGCGTGGAGTTCCGGATTTGCAGCGGGACATTATGTTTGA
- a CDS encoding 3-hydroxybutyryl-CoA dehydrogenase: MTNISVLGGGTMGNGITHTFAQYGFPVSLYDVKQEFLDKAIKTISGNLDRQVKKGTLSEEQKTSTLANIKTFLSLEDAVANADLVIEAVPENLELKKDIFRKLDAYCKPTTILASNTSSISITEIAAITKRPQQVIGMHFMNPVPLMKLVEVIRGIATSDETYQTIKTTAEKLEKTPVEVNDFPGFVSNRVLIPMLNEAMYCVMEGVAKPEAIDTVMKLGMNHPMGPLQLADFIGLDVCLSIMNVLHEGLGDTKYRPCPLLKQMVAAGYLGKKTGKGFYSY; the protein is encoded by the coding sequence ATCACAAACATCTCCGTCCTTGGCGGTGGAACAATGGGAAACGGCATAACTCACACGTTTGCGCAATATGGTTTTCCAGTTTCACTTTACGATGTGAAACAAGAATTTCTCGACAAAGCAATCAAAACAATTTCGGGAAATCTCGACAGACAAGTGAAGAAAGGAACGCTTTCCGAAGAACAAAAAACTTCAACACTTGCAAACATAAAAACTTTTCTCTCGCTTGAAGATGCAGTTGCAAATGCAGATTTAGTAATTGAAGCAGTTCCCGAAAATCTCGAACTCAAAAAAGATATTTTCCGAAAACTCGATGCATATTGCAAACCGACAACAATTCTTGCATCGAACACGTCTTCGATTTCAATAACGGAAATTGCGGCAATTACAAAACGTCCGCAGCAAGTAATCGGAATGCACTTTATGAATCCAGTTCCGCTGATGAAACTTGTAGAAGTAATTCGCGGAATCGCAACATCTGATGAAACGTATCAAACGATAAAAACAACCGCAGAGAAATTGGAAAAAACTCCTGTGGAAGTGAATGATTTTCCCGGCTTTGTTTCCAATCGCGTGTTGATTCCGATGCTCAACGAAGCGATGTATTGCGTGATGGAAGGCGTTGCAAAACCTGAAGCGATTGATACCGTGATGAAACTCGGAATGAATCATCCGATGGGACCGCTGCAACTTGCTGATTTTATTGGTCTCGACGTGTGTCTTTCGATTATGAATGTTCTGCACGAAGGACTTGGCGATACAAAATATCGCCCGTGTCCGTTGCTGAAACAAATGGTTGCGGCGGGATATTTGGGAAAGAAAACTGGAAAAGGATTTTATAGTTATTGA
- a CDS encoding acyl-CoA dehydrogenase, which produces MNFNFDETQLMIQQTARDFAETELRPNASERDEKEEFPYDAVKKMGELGFMGIKVPEQYGGAGLDAISYVLAMEEISKVDASAGVIMSVNNSLVCYGLEKWGNEEQKKKYLIPLASGKKLGAFALSEPEAGSDATNQHTSAKRDSDFYILNGTKNFITNGKNADVVLVMAQTDKSKGPKGITTFIVEKDFPGFSVAKKERKLGIRSSDTVSLAFQDCKVPIENRIGEEGFGFKFAMKTLDGGRVGIAAQAIGIAMAALEESIKYSKQRKAFGKYLAEHQAIQFKIADMQTKIDAAQMLVLRAAATDSDNPNFGTYAAEAKLYSSKIAVECALEAIQIHGGYGYCKEYPVERLLRDAKITEIYEGTSEVQKIVISRSLLK; this is translated from the coding sequence ATGAATTTTAACTTCGACGAAACACAATTAATGATACAACAAACAGCGCGGGATTTTGCGGAAACAGAATTGCGACCAAACGCATCCGAGCGTGATGAGAAAGAAGAATTTCCGTACGATGCCGTGAAGAAAATGGGCGAACTCGGATTTATGGGAATAAAAGTTCCCGAACAATACGGAGGCGCGGGACTCGATGCAATCAGTTACGTTCTTGCGATGGAAGAAATCTCCAAAGTAGATGCATCGGCGGGAGTGATTATGTCGGTGAATAATTCGCTCGTGTGTTACGGTTTAGAAAAATGGGGAAACGAAGAGCAAAAGAAAAAATATCTCATTCCACTTGCGTCGGGGAAAAAACTTGGAGCGTTTGCTCTTTCCGAACCCGAAGCAGGAAGTGATGCAACAAATCAACACACTTCGGCAAAACGCGACAGCGATTTTTACATTCTCAACGGAACAAAAAATTTTATTACGAACGGAAAAAATGCCGATGTCGTTTTGGTAATGGCGCAAACGGATAAATCGAAAGGACCAAAAGGAATTACAACATTCATTGTTGAAAAAGATTTTCCCGGATTTTCCGTTGCGAAGAAAGAAAGAAAATTGGGAATAAGAAGTTCCGATACGGTTTCGCTTGCGTTTCAAGATTGTAAAGTTCCGATTGAAAATAGAATCGGTGAAGAAGGATTCGGATTTAAGTTTGCAATGAAAACGCTGGATGGTGGAAGAGTGGGAATTGCAGCGCAAGCAATCGGCATCGCAATGGCAGCGTTGGAAGAATCCATTAAATATTCAAAGCAACGAAAAGCATTCGGAAAATATTTAGCGGAACATCAAGCGATTCAATTTAAAATTGCTGATATGCAAACAAAAATTGATGCAGCACAAATGTTAGTTCTTCGCGCCGCGGCAACTGATTCCGATAATCCAAATTTCGGAACATACGCCGCTGAAGCAAAATTGTATTCTTCAAAAATCGCCGTGGAATGTGCTTTGGAAGCAATTCAAATTCACGGCGGTTACGGTTATTGTAAAGAATACCCCGTGGAACGATTGTTACGTGATGCAAAGATTACAGAGATTTACGAAGGAACATCAGAGGTGCAGAAAATTGTCATTTCGCGGTCTCTATTAAAATAG